A region from the Lepidochelys kempii isolate rLepKem1 chromosome 16, rLepKem1.hap2, whole genome shotgun sequence genome encodes:
- the LOC140899119 gene encoding uncharacterized protein, producing the protein MRELGGRRAGPSERSAELAGSPPLSRALFPVGGQRRGSPSAPQPPEALRGAGAGVAGTERLDAQARVVLCTFPWARARRAPLTRQEAGGEATGSVDSRDPRRGWTFPSLWNDAVWFLKSGVVWILGFGLFPISRPHLPLFLDIETAEQKPYQRLLTEVLPPCRDGHKAEEGIGSKGGGIHLSVCCSWELMQGRRLHSEACCVKGSPIQESESTVLNPDCYNITYRNIRKVKRALPWLLLGKLFLILDPFGRLHFGLTYTGEIYTGYRQNSTCSLGKCYAALCKEPYLIHF; encoded by the exons atGCGCGAGCTCGGGGGCCGGCGGGCGGGACCGAGCGAGCGAAGCGCCGAGCTGGCGGGCTCGCCTCCCCTCTCCCGGGCTCTCTTCCCGGTAGGGGGACAGCGCCGGGGGAGCCCGTCGGCCCCTCAGCCGCCTGAAGCGCTCCGCGGGGCTGGCGCGGGTGTTGCAGGAACGGAACGGCTGGACGCTCAGGCGCGGGTCGTGTTGTGTACTTTCCCCTGGGCGAGGGCTCGAAGGGCGCCGCTGACCAGGCAAGAGGCTGGAGGCGAAGCCACTGGCTCAGTGGACTCTAGAGATCCGCGGAGAGGGTGGACCTTTCCCAGCCTTTGGAATG ATGCAGTTTGGTTTCTCAAATCTGGTGTTGTTTGGATCCTGGGTTTTGGTCTATTTCCTATCAGTAGGCCACATTTGCCTTTGTTCCTGGATATCGAAACTGCAGAACAAAAACCCTACCAACGACTTTTGACAGAAGTTCTCCCTCCATGT AGAGACGGACACAAGGCAGAAGAGGGAATAGGTAGCAAAGGTGGGGGAATTCACCTTTCTGTTTGCTGTTCATGGGAATTGATGCAG gGGAGGAGGttgcattcagaggcttgctgtgtgaaaggatcACCAATACAAGAGTCTGAGAGCACTGTGCTAAATCCTGATTGTTACAACATCACATACAGGAATATTAGGAAGGTGAAAAGAGCTCTCCCCTGGCTCTTGctgggaaaattatttttaatcctTGACCCCTTTGGCAGGCTACATTTTGGCCTCACATACACAGGTGAAATCTACACAGGCTACAGGCAGAATTCAACCTGCAGCTTAGGAAAATGCTATGCTGCTTTGTGTAAGGAACCTTACCTAATACATTTTTGA